A part of Populus alba chromosome 8, ASM523922v2, whole genome shotgun sequence genomic DNA contains:
- the LOC118054526 gene encoding probable xyloglucan endotransglucosylase/hydrolase protein 28 produces the protein MACSYLCTCSLLICSLLAFLVSGSQIQKTFLPVISFDEGYTQLFGDDNLAIHRDGKTVHLSLDERTGSGFASQDLYLHGYFSASIKLPADYTAGVVVAFYMSNGDIFEKNHDEIDFEFLGNIRGKDWRIQTNIYGNGSTSVGREERYSLWFDPSDDFHQYSILWTDSQITFYVDNVPIREFKRTESMGGDFPSKPMSLYATIWDGSGWATNGGKYRVNYKYAPYVTEFSDLVLHGCAVDPIEQFPKCDNTESSEAIPTGVTTVQRIKMESFRAKFMTYSYCYDRVRYKVPPSECVINPKEADRLKSFDPVTFGGGRRHHGKRHHRSRAGHVEAISI, from the exons atggcgTGCTCTTATCTTTGTACTTGTTCTCTCTTAATCTGCTCCCTACTTGCTTTTCTTGTTTCTGGGtctcaaattcaaaaaacttttttgcCTGTTATATCCTTTGATGAAGGATACACCCAACTTTTTGGTGATGATAATCTGGCCATTCACAGAGATGGAAAGACAGTCCATTTATCATTGGATGAGAGGACAG GGTCTGGATTTGCTTCTCAAGACTTGTACTTACATGGATACTTCAGTGCTTCTATCAAGTTGCCTGCAGATTACACTGCTGgagttgtggttgctttttat ATGTCAAATGGTGACATATTCGAGAAGAACCATGATGAAATTGACTTCGAGTTCTTGGGTAACATAAGAGGCAAAGATTGGAGGATACAGACAAACATTTATGGCAACGGCAGCACCAGCGTAGGCAGAGAAGAGAGATACAGCCTCTGGTTTGATCCCTCTGATGATTTTCATCAGTACAGCATTCTCTGGACTGATTCTCAGATCAC attttATGTGGACAACGTTCCTATTAGAGAGTTTAAAAGAACAGAATCTATGGGGGGAGATTTCCCTTCCAAGCCAATGTCTTTGTATGCAACAATATGGGACGGGTCTGGTTGGGCTACCAATGGAGGCAAATACAGAGTTAATTACAAATATGCCCCCTATGTCACCGAATTTTCAGACCTTGTTCTGCATGGTTGTGCTGTCGATCCAATTGAGCAGTTCCCAAAATGTGATAATACAGAGAGTTCTGAAGCGATTCCCACCGGTGTCACAACTGTGCAAAGAATTAAGATGGAGAGTTTTAGGGCCAAGTTTATGACATATTCCTATTGCTATGATCGGGTTCGGTACAAGGTTCCTCCATCAGAGTGTGTAATTAATCCCAAAGAAGCAGACCGGCTCAAATCTTTCGACCCTGTTACCTTTGGCGGAGGGCGCCGCCACCATGGGAAAAGACACCACCGGAGTCGGGCAGGTCATGTTGAGGCCATCTCCATTTGA
- the LOC118054543 gene encoding anthranilate synthase beta subunit 2, chloroplastic, with the protein MTAATASMVSQAAFNQTKPSLALKTQLTFSLNLFSTPSRVSFGAKSQKGLVVKCSMAAAEMNSRAAVSSGKGIKNPIIVIDNYDSFTYNLCQYMGELGCHFEVYRNDELTVEDLKRKKPRGVLISPGPGTPQDSGISLQTVLELGPTVPLFGVCMGLQCIGEAFGGKVVRSPYGVVHGKGSPVYYDEKGEDGLFSGLSNPFTAGRYHSLVIEKESFPSEELEVTAWTEDGLIMAARHRKYKHLQGVQFHPESIITSEGKIIVSNFIKMIERKEAESES; encoded by the exons ATGACCGCTGCTACAGCAAGTATGGTATCTCAAGCAGCTTTCAATCAAACAAAGCCCTCTCTTGCTCTCAAAACCCAGctaaccttttctttaaatctcTTCTCTACACCATCAA GAGTGAGTTTTGGGGCAAAGAGCCAAAAAGGGCTTGTAGTAAAATGTTCGATGGCAGCTGCAGAAATGAATTCCAGGGCTGCTGTTTCTAGTGGCAAGGGAATCAAGAATCCCATAATTGTCATTGACAATTATGACAGTTTCACTTATAATCTGTGTCAG TACATGGGAGAGTTGGGCTGCCACTTTGAGGTGTATCGGAATGACGAGTTAACTGTGGAGGATTTGAAAAG GAAAAAGCCAAGAGGCGTGCTCATATCCCCAGGCCCAG GAACGCCCCAAGATTCTGGAATATCATTGCAGACAGTTTTAGAGCTTGGACCTACCGTCCCTTTGTTTGGTGTGTGCATGGGGTTGCAGTGCATTGGAGAGGCTTTTGGAG GAAAAGTTGTGCGCTCACCTTATGGTGTCGTGCATGGGAAAGGTTCTCCTGTGTATTATGATGAGAAGGGAGAAGATGGCTTGTTTTCTGGGTTGTCAAA TCCTTTCACTGCTGGAAGATACCATAGCCTTGTGATTGAAAAAGAAAGTTTCCCTAGTGAAGAATTAGAGGTCACAGCATGGACTGAGGATGGTCTCATAATGGCTGCTCGCCATAGAAAATATAAGCATCTTCAG GGGGTGCAGTTCCATCCAGAAAGCATAATAACATCTGAAGGCAAGATAATAGTTAGCAATTTCATCAAAATGATAGAGAGAAAAGAAGCTGAATCTGAGAGCTAG
- the LOC118054534 gene encoding tetraketide alpha-pyrone reductase 1 → MDQIKGRVCVTGASGYLASWLVKRLLLSGYHVTGTVRDPENEKKVAHLWRLEGAKERLRLVKADLMEEGSFDDAIMECRGVFHTASPVLKPSSDPKAEILEPAIEGTLNVLRSCKRSPSLKRVILTSSSSTLRVRDDFDSNIPLDESSWSSVELCERLQIWYALSKTLAEKAAWEFCNGNGIDLITVLPSFVIGPSLSPDLSSTTSDVLGLLTGESEKFHWHGRMGYVHIDDVALCHILFYEDETAGGRYLCSSIVLDNDELASFLSQRYPSLPVPKRFEQLKRPYYEFDTSRLERLGFKFKPIQEMFDDCIASLVEQGHLSSFSLAIN, encoded by the exons ATGGATCAAATAAAAGGCAGAGTATGTGTCACCGGAGCTTCTGGTTATCTAGCTTCTTGGCTTGTCAAGAGACTTCTCTTATCAGGATATCACGTCACTGGAACAGTTAGAGATCCAG aaaatgagaagaaagtAGCGCATCTTTGGAGACTGGAAGGAGCGAAGGAGAGACTCCGATTGGTGAAGGCTGATCTAATGGAAGAGGGTAGCTTCGATGATGCAATCATGGAATGCCGTGGTGTCTTCCACACTGCTTCCCCTGTTCTCAAACCATCATCTGATCCAAAG GCAGAAATTTTGGAACCGGCTATCGAGGGCACGTTGAATGTGCTCCGTTCCTGCAAGAGGAGCCCGTCTCTAAAACGGGTGATTCTCACCTCATCCTCTTCGACCTTGCGAGTAAGAGATGATTTCGACTCCAACATACCTCTCGACGAGTCATCTTGGAGCTCTGTCGAACTCTGTGAGAGACTGCAG ATATGGTATGCTCTGTCAAAAACTCTTGCTGAGAAGGCAGCGTGGGAATTCTGCAATGGCAATGGCATTGATTTGATTACTGTTCTACCATCGTTCGTGATTGGACCTAGTTTGTCCCCTGATTTAAGTTCCACTACATCCGATGTTCTTGGCTTACTTACAG GAGAATCGGAGAAATTTCATTGGCATGGAAGAATGGGCTACGTCCACATTGATGACGTGGCACTGTGCCACATCCTCTTTTACGAGGATGAAACTGCGGGGGGGCGATATCTTTGTAGCTCGATCGTGCTGGACAACGATGAATTAGCGTCCTTTCTATCACAACGTTATCCTTCACTGCCTGTCCCAAAGAG GTTTGAGCAACTAAAGAGACCGTACTACGAATTCGACACCTCAAGGCTGGAGAGATTAGGGTTCAAGTTCAAGCCAATCCAAGAAATGTTCGATGATTGCATTGCTTCGCTTGTGGAACAAGGCCATCTCTCTTCGTTCAGCCTggctataaattaa